The Alnus glutinosa chromosome 10, dhAlnGlut1.1, whole genome shotgun sequence DNA window CCAACGAAGCCACTGCCTCAAATGATGGAGGAGGATGTCATCCCTTCACTGAAACCAATACTTGAAGCTCAAGATGATATCTCTGAAATTGAACTATCTTTCCAAGACAACAGGGTGAGTTTTTCACTTGTACCTAATGCACTTTGCCAAAGCTGGACatgatttcaattttcaatatcTAAACCCCTGGCCAGAATTGCCCAAGTTCATGTTTATTGTGGGACTCgagctttctttaataaatgaGACTTAACAAGTGAAATacttaattgaaatggaaggtAAATTACGGAGACAGTGTTCAAACTTATGACTTCTGTTATAATACCacgttaaatcaccatttatttcaaaggcttaagctgataggaaaaaGTGACTATAATCGtttaatcatttgattaatattctgaCATATTAGGTTTGATTAAATCTGACAGTTGGAAGGATCCTTTCTAAGGAAGGGCATTCCCCATTCCTTTTGGGCCTTCTTCCCAAATGGAGTCCTCACAGGTACTTCTTATGGCAATCTATCTGAAACAATGCTAATTGTTACCCAATTGCACAAACAAACACCCACAATCATTTACTCTCTGCTTTGGGCAAATGCACAGGTCCAAAAGGGTTTTCTCTGTCCTCCTATGGCTCAGAAGCAAGCACTGTTGAGCCCTTTCTCATTGATGAGAAGAAAATTACCTCCAAACACATTGTCTATTGGGTTGCAAAACGTTTGGCAGCTCAAGGAATCAGTCCTGTGTGGAAAGATTAACCTCTTAcagattttcattttcattacACAATGATGAAAGATATTCAGCCTGTGTTGCACTTGGCTTAATGACTATAATATAGCATCCTGTTAATTAAGGTACACATTGTTCACAGATATCTAATCACACCATGAAATTTGATTTGCTTCATTTTGGTTCTTGGTGGCTTAATGACTTTAGAATGAGTTTGGCACGGCGATTCCGTAAattaaaagtgtaattttaaaccagatcacaaaaaatatatcatttggAAGcgcgttttttaaaaacacgactttaaatgttaaattgcaattttaccaaacgcttaactatgtttttgaaaattctatttttaaatagttattattaaatcgcacattttgaaatcgcacACTCAAATGGACTCCTACTGTTCGAATGATTCATTAGTTAAATTCATGTGCCATTTAGGCACACTCCTGACTTGAATGCCTATAAagtgtgtttgttttgaataatattcaaaataatattaaactttttttaaaaacaaattatattttattcaactttttcaaaaaatttcaaattttatctcaaaagccAAACCTTGTAATTCGCACAGtaaattcgaataatattcggatTCAACACCCAAATGGACCGCCTTCTTGCTCGCATAATGGAATGAGCAAATTACTTGAGTGAAGGATAGGAAAATTTGCTCAACTATGAGaaccattatatatattaaccaaCTTGTGTatcctttcatttttcatttttcaaaagaataatTGTTCCTTTCCTATAACTATTTCTAAGAATGGTATtgcaatcaaacaaaaaaatagttattttatatgaatagtcattccatttcaATGGTCTATTCCACGTAACAAACAAGCCTACATGTCACCCGGCTACAAATGGCAACACTcagtcttctctctctctctctttgaaaaAACAACACCCATTGTTACTTCTTGGTCGCCTTTCTTCACCATCTTTAtattggtttaaaaaattagtaCTTTCTTTAGTTTTAGTGAACAAATtatctttctcattttttttttttaaaaaaaaaaaaaaaacctaatgcCAGATGCATCATGTCCAAATTATTGTTTGCACTATTGCaccttccttttatatatatttcttttgaaGTGCCCAAGAATCTTTCACTACTAGCCCAATCAAGGGTGTGTACAGAATAAACCCTGGGCTGAGCAAAAGATGTGGTTcagataataaataataataaaaaaaaaaaataaaaaaaaaataaaaaaacccatcaTAACCTTAAAGATACTTGCACGTATAAACATACACTCACCCTAGAGGAAAGAAACCACTACTCCCTATCAACTTAGCACTAAAGGCTTGGTCAATAGGCCAATTACATTAACCCTTCATTGCTTCGCCCGGACACATTTTATATGAATAACGATAGAAATCAAACTTTTATCTTACCATTATCTCACCCTGTTGATGTGGCAATGCCAATCATccctcataatttttttattttttaacaagaatttATATAATAACTGATTGACACTGCCACATCAGCACAATATGATAATGGTAAGAATAAAAGTGTAGTTTCtagtctttatatatatatatagatgtgtGCATGTGAGAataatatacatacataatatgtgtggagagagaaagagagagagagagagagatctgagTCATTATATCCATACATAAGCCATACTTACATGGTCGATACACCTTACACGCAGCACATGCTTGATTGTGAATTGTGTAGATGCATGGACCATGCTTTTTGTCCCACATAATCACCATTTGCTAACAAAGTTTcacaaattttgttttgatgaACACAAGTAACAGGTAGTCCTgtccccttttctctttttggccGTAAGGTGGCCCTGAATTCGAATTCCAAAAGCATTATACGAATCCAGTCCATACCATTCGTAAGTTCTGATGGAGTGTCAGGTGCCAAAGCTGGCATTTGCATTGCGCACTGCACGGCGAAGTTCACCCAAGAAGTCCATCTGGGAACCAACCAAAtatgtgtgagagagagagagagagagagagagagagagagttgaaggAGAAGCACAAACACAGTAATGAGAATTTTCTTACTCTTCCCTGAGGAGGTGTAAATTGACCCTGACCCCACGCTGGTGCAGCACTTGCTGAGTACATAACTGGTCTCTCTGAAATATGAGAACACCaaaaatgtaaataaaccagCTAGTTTAGTCACAACAGGGTAAGCAAGCAATCAATCATAGTTATACCAatacatgcttaaattttttgttttgatttttcccCCCTCACATCTTTTTGGCTCACAAAAATAATATGACTAAGGAGGAACAAAGAACCCAGCAACATAGATGGGGTCAAAAAACGACAGAAGAACcaaaaacgagagagagagagagagagagagagagaatgcaaACACATAATACAGCAAGAAATGCAAACACATAATACAGCAAGAAACTACTAATTACACCTATCAATTACAAGGCTGCTCCAAAATGATATCCATCCCAAATAGGAGAGAGATAATATGTGAGCATGTGTAAAATAAGCATAGAATCTATAGATCATTTTGTTCTCCATTGTAAAGTGGCAAGAGAATTATAGACTTCATTTTTAGCCTTTTCGGAGTagaatgggtcatgcctagaaggGTGAAAGAGTTGTTGGATTGTTGGAGAGGTTAATTGGAAATTTGTTCTGTTTTAGACCTTTGGAGGATGTCCTCTTTGTGCTTAACGTGGTGTATATGAAGAGAGCAGAATGCAAGGTATTTTGACGATCGTGAGATTTCGGTGGCAGAGATAAAGAAGATCTTGGTCAAATCGCTTTATACATGAACATGGACGTATAATATCTCACAAATTTCTAACTTTTCAGATTTtgcggatttttttttccttctttttctcattaATGAGATTTTCtcatgtatacttcttgtgtactagggACGCCCCTTTGCACTTTTAATGATGAAATgcattacttacaaaaaaagaaaagaaaaaaagaaaaaaaaaaaagaaaagaaaaaagaagataatatgGCCTAATCACTTTTTAACTCCActtggaagtttttttttttttttttttttataagtacgaAACCACTTAGAAGTTACAATAACATGCCTCAAAACCAGCTGGAAAATGGGCGGTGCATATCAGTTAAGTAGAGTCAAAAGTAGAAATCGAAACCATATATTTGGTGAGGGAAGGCTTGCATCAGTTGAAATTGAAACCATACATTTGGTGAGGGGAGGTAACAAAATGCAAGCCTCCTTAAAAGCTCGCAATTAATTAGGCCTAAATTCTGCAGCCTGCAGGTAAGCTTCAAGCATCCAAAATCTCTTCATCCTTGGCCACCTTCAATTACCTATCCCTAATCTTTCCACAGCCTGCCTATTGATCCTTTTTACCCTAAACATCATACATTAGTGATCAAACTCTATCTTCAGCATCCCCCAACACACAACCTCAACCTTTATTTGTCTAGATGGTTTCACAGCACCCACCCCAAAATGTTATGATGTGGTAAGAATAAACATAATTTGCTTTGAAACTTTGATGAATTGGCTGGACTACACTAAAATTCATTAACTGAAGATATAGCTCTTATTTCATCCTTTCCAATAAGATGAtgttatagatatatataaagacTGCAGCCCATAATGGTTGATGGCACCTTATCTATTTTCACATGCAATAGTGGATTTTGCAAGCATTTAGGTTATTTGATACATTAAGGCCCTCTTATATGGAAGATAGCAAAGGGAAAACTAACTGCTGCTTTTCAccagaaaacaatttttttttcactaataGGTGTAACACTATAAACCACGCAAATATAAGTAAAAATATCTAAGACAATTATGCACACTACTTCGAGCTAATTCAAGACAATTTTGATATGTGTCTATTTAATAGTATATAGATCTATTTAGTTCTGTGGATCTACAAACGATGCACTATTATAGTATTATAGATAAAATGAGTGAGGCCTAGATGGAGCACTGCTCTTATCCCTATAGATATATCGCCTATCTGTTTGCACAGAGGCTCTCCTGAAAAAGAGGGGAGAAAATATGGacggagaggaaaaaaaaaagaaataaattgaaAGTGGAGAGAAAACcgattaaataattattatgatGCCACAAAGTGACTAAATAATTACGATGATGTCATCTTATGACGTCTCATAACTCGATTacatttttaaccttttttcaGGTTTTTGTTAGACGATAATAAAGGAAATGACAGTTAAGAAATTGTTTGTGGAAAAAAGTATGATCAGAAAGTGTCAATCAGTTCTCTTGATcatattgtttctttgttaCATTAAACTCTATAACATGATGAcggagaggaaaaaaataaaaaataaattgaaagtgGAGAGAAAACcgattaaataattattatgatGCCACAAAGTGACTAAATAATTACGATGATGTCATCTTATGACATCTCATAACTCGATTacatttttaacctttttttcaGGTATTTGTTAGACAATAATAAAGGAAATGACAGTTAAGAAATTGTTTGTGGAAAAAAGTATGATCAGAAAGTGTCAATTAGTTCTCTTGATCATATTGTTTCTATGTTACATTAAACTCTATAACATGATGAACTAATTTCTAGAAACTCAAGTTTTCTCAAGTTTAATCTAGGTTATGTTATGATTGAGTGCAAAAGAAAATGACCACTCACCAGATAAATCTATTGATGGATTATTGCAGCAATGCATTGCAGCAGCCCAACCTGCACCCGAAGATACATGAATGATGGAGATCACACgatattttttttcacaagtaagatcacaaaatattaaatcacATCCAAGTGGTCGCACAATATCAAATCATTACAAATCTCAAACAAGTCActgagaaaaataatttcagcTTCTCTTTTGACAATAAGTGTCATGCAAAATTCCCATGCCAATTATTGTATCAAGCAGCCAAGGGCTTTTAAGAAAATGTAAGTACGTATCTGCCAAAGAAGCAAAGAACATAACACAGATTAATGACTAGGAAGGGTGGATTCATTTCATTAGGAATGACAATTACCCTACCTATCATTACCAAAAGTCAGCCTTCACGTAAGAAATTGGGTTTAGTACATGTATCTAGTCTCATTATGTGAATCCACCAGCATTATAAATGAGTATAGCGTTCAAGAGCAACTCAAAACTTGGCTTGATAAAAGCTTGTTCACTGTTTACTTGTTAAACAAAAAAGTTCAAGCCCAATTCTAAGGCTTGTTTGATGAACAAGCCAAGCTTTTGAGCAGACAAAGCTCAGCTTGTTTAGGCTACAAAACAAAGCTCCTGAGCTGGTTCATTAATAAGGCTTGAAACAAGCTTGATATGCATGCATACACACATATTGCCAatttttcaaaagttgacaGGCTCACCAAGCTGCTTGTGAGCGCGGCAATTTTATCTCAAACCAAACTCAAGCTTAGGTTTGTATAGCCCAAAAGAAACTTGATTTAAGCTTGAGCTCATATCTTAAATAAGCCAAGCTTAAGCAAGACAAAGCTCGACTTGACTCGGCTTATTTGCAATAACGCACCATATCATTGACAAAGGTTTTTGTTGACTAGGTCAATACTTACTATTATGTTTGGGTACACTACAGTGGATTACACTGTTATAAAGTTgatggaagatttttttttatggataataatttactaaaaaaaagaaaaaggccaagcCTTTGTACacgaagtatacaagagaaacgaCTACCTTAAAGGTATCTGAGATCTATAAAGTTAACAAGATCTAAAATATTCACATATGAGAAATTATGAACATAGACTACAATCCAATCCAACAGAGATCTCAAAGTGTAAGGTGACCactagaccaaaaaaaaaaaaaaagtatacttAGGAATGGAGGTGAGAATCTGAGATTGGTGGTGGATTGCTCTGAGTTGGAGAAGAAACTAAAGAGGGCGGAGGCTGACTCAGAGGGGATCGTTGGGTCAATGAAGAAggcgaaaaagaagaagggcaTTCTCGTCAATCGTTAGCAGAAGAAGATTCTAGGGTATGTGTGGAGAAAGATGTGCGATCGGATTAAGGCCGAAGTGGGTCGGAAACAAAGCACATTGGACTCATAGTCCTCAAACAACCACCGATTCCTTTCTATCCAAATGCTtcgcatttttatttatttatttgataagtCAAATGCTTCGCATTAAGAACACCATACTACAGTCCAATCCATGAATAACTTTCTAGATAGCCTCTTTGGGATGTCCCCGCCCTTGAGTTTTCCAACAATGTAGCAGCTCTTAGTTGTTGTTAAGCATGGCCCATGAAACTTTGAATAAGTTGAGAACCAAGTACCAAAGATCACTAATGTACTCAGAATGGATGAGTAACTGATTAATGGTctcctcattctttttgcaAAGGCCACACCAATTTACAAGAGTGAAACCCTGCCTTCTAGGATTATCAATCCTGAGTATTCTACTCAAAGCTACCTTCCATGTAAAGAACGCAATGCGGGGTGAGGCCATATCCTTCCATACACTTTTCCCAGGGAACGGACAAGGCTCTCTAATTCGTAACTTGTTATAATAGCTCTTCACTTCAAAGCCGTGATTATTGGTTGAGGTCCACAACAATCTATTTGCCTCCTCCAAATGGGTTGTCGAGGAGTATAGCAAATTAAGGAAAGAGTCGAGATTCCAACTCTCCCTTGATGAAACTCGGATTCCAATGAATAGAAGTTCCGAAGGATCCCAAGTAATCCAACACCAAGGACTCTTTGTCACGAGCTATCGAATAAAGTTTTGGAAATGAAGGTTTGAGAGCAAGCTTCACCGCACcatacatcatgccaaaaaAACGAATACAGGACCCGTCTCCAACCTTGAAGGAGACAAACTTGGAGAAATTCACCCATCCATTCCTAATGTTCCTCCAAAGTATACCCTGTAAGGCCCTCGAGCCTCCTTTGAATACCAACCCCCACTCTAGACCCCGTACTTCTCAACAATCACTTGTTTCCAAAGAGAATTCTCCTCTTACAcgaatctccaaagccatttaccaAGTAAATCTTTAGAATAGCATGAGGTTTTTAACTCCTAACCCTCTTATAGGAACTAAGGAGCAGATATTCTTCCAGTTCACCATATGAAATTAGGGCTCACCGCCAAGACCATCCCAAGGAAAGTCCCTTTGAAGGCGCTCCAACCTCTTAGCTATATCAGTTGGTAAAGGAAAAGGTAACAAGTATGTAGGTAAGTTGGATAGCGTACTCTTGATTGGAGTAAGGCAACAACCCTACAACAAgtaaatcttcttccaactagccaatcttctttccattttctcagctACAATGTCCCAAATAAGTCAAGGGCAGAGAAGAAATACTACAACTGAGAATGTTGGCCAGCTCTTCCTGATGCGGTACCCCCTCCCCTACGACTAATACAGATTTTTGAAGATTAATCTTCAAGCCTTAAATTGCCTCAAAACACAAGAGAATGTGACCCAAATTGTTGATTTGATCACGATCCACATTGCATGTAATAAATGTAGCATCTGCAAAAATAAGGTGCAATATTTTCAGGGGGCAGAGTTTTGGATGTCTACTCGGAATCCTGATAAATAACCTCCAACCATAGCTCtagagagcattattttcacagCCTCCATGACAGTCACAAAGAGGAGACATGAGAGAGGATCACCTTTGGTGAAGGCCCTAAGAGCTACCAAAGAAACCACGCGGAGTACCATTAACCAAGATAGAGAAGCAGGCTGTGAAGATACAAGCAGTCATTCATTTCCTCCATTTAGAACCGAAACGAAAATGCTCAGAAGATAGAGGAACTTCCAATTGACATAGTCAAAGGCTTTTTCTAAGTCCAACTTGCAAATAATGCCAGGAATTCCCAACTTCAACCTGTTGTACAAACactcattagctataagaaTTGGATCTAGAATTTGTCTCCCCCCAATGAAGGCATTATGACTGTTCAATATGAGCAATCCTAACACCTGTTTCATTCTAATAGCAAGGACTTTAGCCAAGATTTTACACACACTCCCCACCAGGCTGATGGGTCTGAAATCCTTAAATTCCAACTACCCAATCTTTTTAGGGATAAGAGCAATGAATGTAGCACCTCATGCTCATGAAAATTATGGAAGACGCGCAAAAGATCATCCTTCACTATAGCCCAACAAGACCAAAAGAAAGCAATATTGAAGTTGTTAGGAAACAACGCTTTGTCACCATGCACGCTCAAAAAGACCTGAAGAACTTCCTCCTCTTGAAACAGTCTCTCCAACCAATTCGCATTTGTAGAGTCTAAAAAGGAAAACTCCAAACCATCTGATTTACCATCTATACAAAGACTAGAGAAAAAGTTATTTCTCAGGTGAGAGTTGGCAAGGTAGTGACAAAACCCTGTGTTGTGATCCCTTTCTTTTAACCAAGTCGCCCTAGATTTTTGCCTCCGACTGGATTAGAAGCCTTGCCACGATACCTAGAAGAGGGGCGGGGTTTAGGTGGGTTCCTTGGAGTCATAGTTCACTGAGCCATTCAAATTAAGAAGTTCCCTAACATCTTTGACCCCACTCCCTGACACTTTTGAGGAAACCCAACGTTCCTCTAATACCCTTGCGACCGGATTCAATAGCGGAGAACAAATATGAAACCTCCTATTCAAATCCCATTTGAAACCCCCAAGAATTTTTCTAGCCCCTACATGCGTCTCTTGACCCCTTATGAGCTCTGACTACGTTTTGCCAACCCTATTTCTTCTTGCCtttcaaaataagaataaatCCCATCCACCTACCGTCGTTGAACTCTTCAATTTCCATATACCTCCCATGCGGGATACTACACCGCTAGCCCAAGATGGCACTCTGAGCATCTCTGAACTGTCGCATGAATCTCTAACTGGTTTCTGGCCTAGCCGCCTGTAGACCGTTGAGAGCACCCAAAGAGCTCCATCTCTTCCAAAATGGAGGTAATTGTACCTCGTTACACTATACTTAATCTGAAGGAAGTACTCCCTGGCTCGATAATGAATTCGAAGGATTTTGATtctaccaaaacaaaaaaaaaaaaaatactccccaagGGCCTTTGAAGCACTAGCAGACTCAACGAGATAGAAACCTTGCAACAATGTCCTCAAACAACGTTGAAAACAATTTCCCATATATCCATGAAACCAACCAAGACCTAGAGAAgctaaaaaatagagagaaccAAAACACCAGCACTGAGAAGTGGCGGGATGCGCcgcctagagagagagagagagagagagagatggagcaCATCACTACAAGCAAGATCAATGAGGAGCGATGATAAAATGAAGGATCCATATTAATTGTTGATGGAAGAATGGAACAAGAGAACACATAAATAACCAATAAACATAAACTAATCCTTTTAAAGAGGCTCTAGCAAGAACTTACGATCATTCAGGAGTTGAAAAGCTTCACTGGTACAACACCCCTCTAAAGCTATCAATCTTGAACGCGGGTTTTCATTAAGAAGATTGCTGCTCACTGAATCCCCATGATCAATGATGGGCACATTTCTAGAAGCAGCACCTGGATTCTTCTCTACATCATTCCCATAAAGATTGTTTGCTCGATCAAACCGATCTGCAAAGTTTAATGAAATCAAATCAACATATAAAGTTTGTGTCAGCAGATGTGCAAATTGAGCTTCCTAACTGAATGCAGCAATAAACGTTCCAATTCTtaacccccccacccccctaACATAGACGAAAAGATATCTATCagtttatattaataaaagtgCATACATAAGTTCATTGAGATGCCAGCTTAACTGCTACATGCATGAATTTTCCAACTTCTTCTTGAAGCAAAGAGAGgtcaaccaaaaacaaaatataagtttCAGATCAATTCAGTGCATATCTAAACTGCAATTGTTCCGATAGAGCATTGCACCAAATCCCTACATCTGAAGCTAGTTTTCTTACCAAAACTTTTAGCaacaaaataattatagcaagctaaattaattaatcagaataaataaactaaaaaagatAACAGAGAGATAAGAGCATTTTTTCTGTCTCATtaagtttcatttttctttttacgggATTTTGTGTAATACAAGTTTTGAATCAATATGACAAAATCAAGCAAATAATCTGTCATTAACTTTTGTAGTGGCTCttattacttatccaaaaaaaaaattgtagtggCTCCTTTTTTTCCATTGCCTCAATTCTGGTTGATAGATTCATACCTTCAACTCCTACATAAATTTGGATGCATCTACTTGATTTTCATGGGAAGACCAAACAAGCCTAGAAAGAATGAACTCAATTCTATGGTATCACAAAAAAGTTGACATGAACTTTCTTTTTTCGTGGAAGTAagtatttgtaataaaaatgagACAGACAAGAAAATGGAGGCATACTACTAAGGTGATTCCTGATGGCTAGGCTTGCCGGACACAGtgcaaataaatattccaacagAGCAGGGTATGGTCCATTTCACAAAAAGAAGTAAATATttgcaaagtttttttttatataagtaatttcaaattcatcaataaagcgcagaggggcgcaaccctaatacatgggaagtatacaagagcgcCCCTAAAAGGGAGGAATAggtaataaatttagaaagtctacaaaagaaATATTTGCAAAGTTATGGAATCTATTCGCGTCTTTGTTTTGAGTTTTCAAATTAGAAAGAATGTACCACTGCCTGGTCTATTTATAATACAAACCCAAATCGAATGGCACAAATGTGTTCAGTTTCATTGGCATTGTTCTGAGTTATCCTATTATGTAGAATGTACTACTGAGTACAGATTTAATGCCAAAAGTAAGTGTTTTCGTGGCatctttgttttgatttttctaaTTCTGTAGAATGCACAACCACCTATACATCTAAGGTCATAATTCAGGTTGAATGCCACAAATATGTGTCCATCCACACACACAGATACTCACTCCCATGCCAAATTGAATGCAACTAGCACATGCATgcttgcacacacacacacacacacacacacacaagtgtAATGCATCTTTCTGCACCCGCTCCAGATTGCCTTGCCTGAAGTGGGATGCATCTTTCTATCAAGGAACCTAGGTATGATGCTCAAGAATCTTAGTAAGATGTTACGATCGTTTggtatctttctttctttttgtccaGTTCGCTTTTCCTTATTTGATTGACAATTTACACACACCAACCAGTCTTGAACCCACAACCACCCTTTCCACCTGTTCTTATGGGGGAAGGAAGTGCTATTTAAGCTAGAGCTTATTGGTTTTCCTCTATCTTCCAATGCTGTATTCTAGCTTAAACAGTATTCCAGCCTCCAAATACAAcccaaaacctaattttattCACTTGTCTCATCCTAACATTGTCTATTGATTCTGCCTCAAAGATGCTTATTTTCCTAGAGTTTTGGAGTTCAAGCAGAAGATCCTGCTCCAGTTTCTGTTTCAAACCTTCTGTCTtgagtattttttattactataaaTAGCTCTCCTTAGGATGCATATAAGCTCTAAACCACTTGGCGTCGGTTTGGTGTCAGAGCTCTGAGTTTCAAAACAATGTTTCCGCATCTTGGGAGATCCTACATGCCTAGAATCACGTACGAGGACTTCAAGATTCTTCTTAAAGAGAAAATTCTTCAAGACTATCTTTATGATAAGATGGTGACTTTCCAACAAGATATTGGTGGAAGCCAGCCCCTCATAGTGCATACAATGAAGAACAGAagataatagtaataataaaataataataataattaaaaaaaa harbors:
- the LOC133880328 gene encoding uncharacterized protein LOC133880328 isoform X2, whose amino-acid sequence is MEMAMMLGRGVAIGASSFPSSSSSSSSSPSSSYLTQNAKPTPLSILPLKVCKLLAFHRNMIISCSAVQESSTSTVAAETKEVKAAPKEAPAKAKPPAKAPTKPLPQMMEEDVIPSLKPILEAQDDISEIELSFQDNRLEGSFLRKGIPHSFWAFFPNGVLTGPKGFSLSSYGSEASTVEPFLIDEKKITSKHIVYWVAKRLAAQGISPVWKD
- the LOC133880328 gene encoding uncharacterized protein LOC133880328 isoform X1; its protein translation is MEMAMMLGRGVAIGASSFPSSSSSSSSSPSSSYLTQNAKPTPLSILPLQKVCKLLAFHRNMIISCSAVQESSTSTVAAETKEVKAAPKEAPAKAKPPAKAPTKPLPQMMEEDVIPSLKPILEAQDDISEIELSFQDNRLEGSFLRKGIPHSFWAFFPNGVLTGPKGFSLSSYGSEASTVEPFLIDEKKITSKHIVYWVAKRLAAQGISPVWKD
- the LOC133880328 gene encoding uncharacterized protein LOC133880328 isoform X4; the protein is MEMAMMLGRGVAIGASSFPSSSSSSSSSPSSSYLTQNAKPTPLSILPLKVCKLLAFHRNMIISCSAVQESSTSTAETKEVKAAPKEAPAKAKPPAKAPTKPLPQMMEEDVIPSLKPILEAQDDISEIELSFQDNRLEGSFLRKGIPHSFWAFFPNGVLTGPKGFSLSSYGSEASTVEPFLIDEKKITSKHIVYWVAKRLAAQGISPVWKD
- the LOC133880328 gene encoding uncharacterized protein LOC133880328 isoform X3, with translation MEMAMMLGRGVAIGASSFPSSSSSSSSSPSSSYLTQNAKPTPLSILPLQKVCKLLAFHRNMIISCSAVQESSTSTAETKEVKAAPKEAPAKAKPPAKAPTKPLPQMMEEDVIPSLKPILEAQDDISEIELSFQDNRLEGSFLRKGIPHSFWAFFPNGVLTGPKGFSLSSYGSEASTVEPFLIDEKKITSKHIVYWVAKRLAAQGISPVWKD
- the LOC133880147 gene encoding uncharacterized protein LOC133880147, whose amino-acid sequence is MLENPTQTLPTSDAPTKRYAPPNQRNRNNLHRRKSTDRFDRANNLYGNDVEKNPGAASRNVPIIDHGDSVSSNLLNENPRSRLIALEGCCTSEAFQLLNDRWAAAMHCCNNPSIDLSERPVMYSASAAPAWGQGQFTPPQGRMDFLGELRRAVRNANASFGT